From a single Eleginops maclovinus isolate JMC-PN-2008 ecotype Puerto Natales chromosome 18, JC_Emac_rtc_rv5, whole genome shotgun sequence genomic region:
- the LOC134879828 gene encoding succinate receptor 1-like, protein MVLNCTMIKDGLERYYLSTFYAIEFAVGFPGNLLVVLGYIFCLQEWQSCNIYLFNLAVSDLIFLCTLPRLSYLYANDQSDENTYGCIINRFILHVNLYSSILFMVWLSMDRFLLIRHPTRNHYLLRPKIAMIVTGLSWLAVNVEVGPMILLMVQHQRGNWSSCKDFASMNGDVHTLGYSLGLTFTGYILPLLGLCGFSYQIAHLLHVQEKAVQRRTTSYKRPLRVAVSAAFMFLLLYTPYHVMRNVRVASQQDWTESQLCTMNNIESLYIITRPLAFLHSVINPVFYFLMGDKFKKLLLAKLRKLVRKTEQQREPAGQN, encoded by the exons ATG GTGCTCAATTGTACAATGATCAAGGATGGCCTGGAGAGGTACTATCTGTCAACGTTTTATGCAATCGAGTTTGCCGTTGGTTTCCCTGGCAACCTTTTGGTTGTACTTGGCTACATATTTTGTTTGCAGGAGTGGCAGAGCTGCAATATTTACCTCTTCAACCTAGCAGTCTCTGACCTTATTTTCCTCTGCACACTGCCACGCCTTTCGTACCTCTATGCAAATGACCAATCAGACGAGAATACCTATGGTTGCATTATCAACCGCTTTATCCTGCATGTCAATCTTTACTCATCCATACTATTTATGGTTTGGCTTAGCATGGACCGTTTCCTGCTCATAAGACACCCTACACGTAACCACTACCTTCTGAGGCCAAAAATAGCCATGATCGTCACAGGGCTGAGCTGGCTAGCTGTCAATGTGGAAGTTGGTCCGATGATATTACTGATGGTCCAACACCAGAGAGGAAACTGGAGTAGCTGCAAGGATTTTGCCAGCATGAATGGAGACGTCCATACATTGGGCTACAGCCTAGGGCTTACTTTCACTGGTTACATTCTCCCTTTGCTTGGACTTTGTGGTTTCTCGTACCAAATTGCACATCTGCTCCACGTCCAGGAAAAGGCTGTACAGCGCCGAACAACATCGTACAAGCGTCCTCTCAGGGTTGCTGTATCAGCCGCTTTCATGTTTCTGCTTCTCTACACACCCTACCATGTGATGAGAAATGTCAGAGTAGCATCTCAGCAGGACTGGACAGAGTCACAGCTTTGTACAATGAACAACATAGAGAGCCTGTACATCATCACAAGACCATTGGCCTTCTTGCACAGTGTCATCAACCCTGTCTTTTACTTCCTCATGGGGgacaagttcaaaaagctccTATTGGCTAAGCTCAGAAAGTTGGTCAGAAAGACAGAGCAGCAAAGAGAACCAGCAGGACAAAATTGA
- the aadac gene encoding arylacetamide deacetylase — MRFGSIIAFVALCSFTAYYIYEPIPEEIEERWKLMLTNSFFRSLSNLADLSELLGLKDYMGVMYFITLAEKIVPVSDEHVKVTEEQFDGVEVVLYQPKQSDGGTKLRRAVIYLHGGGWCLGSSLMSPYDLLARKIVTELDAVVLSVEYRLAPAYHFPVPYEDVYRVVKHFLDKGVLAQYSVDPGRIAVSGDSAGGNLAAAVSQQLQKEPGQQVQLKAQALIYPVLQALDLNTPSYQQNQDMPILPRYLMVRFWSEYFTSDRAFFRAMMANTHNNPESSSLLKFVNWSAFLPETYRRKYNYSAPTVVQGEDAFGKGELSRSLADPRASPLLVPDSALHSLPKAYILTCEYDVLRDDGIMYVTRLRSAGVEVTHEHYDTGFHGGLMFTVWPTDFLIARLMTENYIKWLNENL, encoded by the exons ATGAGGTTTGGAAGCATCATTGCATTCGTCGCTCTCTGCTCTTTTACCGCTTATTATATTTATGAGCCCATTCCTGAGGAGATAGAAGAAAGATGGAAACTCATGCTGACCAATTCTTTCTTCAGAAGTCTCAGCAACCTG GCAGACCTCAGTGAATTACTGGGGCTGAAGGACTACATGGGGGTAATGTACTTCATTACTCTGGCTGAAAAGATAGTGCCTGTGTCTGACGAGCATGTCAAGGTGACAGAGGAGCAATTTGATGGAGTGGAGGTGGTGCTGTACCAGCCAAAGCAGAGTGACGGTGGAACTAAGCTCAGGAGAGCTGTCATATACCTGCACGGTGGAGGATGGTGTCTGGGTAGTTCCC TTATGAGCCCATATGATCTTCTGGCCAGAAAAATTGTCACCGAGCTAGATGCAGTGGTGCTTTCTGTAGA gtACCGCCTTGCCCCTGCTTACCACTTCCCTGTCCCATATGAGGATGTTTACCGTGTGGTCAAACACTTCCTTGATAAGGGGGTGCTGGCCCAATACTCTGTGGATCCCGGACGCATTGCTGTGTCTGGAGATAGTGCTGGGGGAAATCTGGCAGCTGCTGTCTCCCAGCAG TTGCAAAAAGAGCCTGGACAGCAGGTTCAGTTGAAGGCCCAAGCACTCATCTACCCCGTACTGCAGGCTCTGGATCTAAACACACCTTCCTATCAGCAGAATCAAGACATGCCCATTCTGCCCCGCTACCTTATGGTGCGTTTCTGGAGTGAGTACTTCACCAGCGACAGGGCCTTTTTCAGAGCCATGATGGCCAACACTCACAACAACCCTGAGTCTTCCAGCCTGCTAAAGTTTGTCAACTGGAGCGCCTTTCTGCCAGAAACATATCGTAGAAAATACAACTATAGTGCTCCAACTGTGGTGCAGGGAGAGGACGCATTTGGGAAGGGGGAACTATCTCGATCTCTCGCTGACCCGAGAGCTTCACCCCTGTTGGTTCCAGACTCTGCCTTGCACTCTCTGCCAAAGGCTTACATTCTGACATGCGAGTATGATGTTCTCCGGGATGATGGGATCATGTATGTCACACGGCTTCGTTCTGCTGGTGTTGAGGTGACACATGAACACTATGACACCGGATTTCATGGAGGGCTAATGTTCACAGTGTGGCCAACTGACTTCCTGATTGCACGTCTTATGACGGAAAACTATATCAAATGGCTCAATGAAAACTTGTAA